The Geothrix sp. genome window below encodes:
- the folE gene encoding GTP cyclohydrolase I FolE: MSDPMPPSFDRAAAEAAVRALLRSFGQDSDAPELKDTPARVAEFWTERLAGYGINLATELKPLPGDLSPVPVILERVPFVSTCEHHLAPFEGHATIGYLPGEGGTVGLSKLVRVVQAYAWRLQVQERMAQQIADALRTHLRPAAWGVQLVAVHTCMGHRGVKTPGVPVRTTLMGGAWEQQPPVPFRL; this comes from the coding sequence ATGTCCGACCCGATGCCCCCATCTTTCGACCGTGCCGCCGCCGAGGCCGCCGTCCGCGCGCTGTTGCGGAGCTTCGGACAGGATTCGGACGCGCCGGAGCTGAAGGACACGCCCGCCCGGGTGGCCGAATTCTGGACCGAGCGGCTGGCGGGCTACGGCATCAACTTGGCCACCGAGCTGAAACCCCTGCCCGGTGACCTCTCCCCCGTGCCCGTCATCCTCGAGCGCGTCCCCTTCGTGAGCACCTGCGAGCACCACCTGGCGCCCTTCGAGGGCCACGCCACCATCGGCTACTTGCCCGGAGAAGGCGGCACCGTGGGCCTCAGCAAGCTCGTGCGCGTGGTGCAGGCCTATGCCTGGCGCCTGCAGGTGCAGGAGCGCATGGCCCAGCAGATCGCCGACGCCCTTCGCACCCACCTGCGCCCCGCCGCCTGGGGCGTGCAGCTCGTGGCCGTGCACACCTGCATGGGCCATCGCGGCGTGAAGACCCCGGGCGTGCCCGTGCGCACCACCCTCATGGGCGGCGCCTGGGAGCAGCAGCCCCCCGTCCCCTTCCGCCTCTGA
- the purM gene encoding phosphoribosylformylglycinamidine cyclo-ligase, translating to MSEKVSYASSGVDINRQDEALKRIKPLVRATKTPGVRSDIGLFGGLFDARFPEAKPILVSSMDGVGTKMKVARRAGTWDTVGQDLVNHCINDILVQGARPLFFLDYIAAQQLEPEVIEQIVKGMATACKDSGSALIGGELAEMPGVYAEGEVDVAGTIVGVVDEADLLPRLDAMGEGDVLIGLPSSGLHTNGYSLARKVCFELEKLQVTDLLPGTDRTVADALLAIHRSYLAPVMPLVKAHKLVAMAHITGGGLTDNLPRVLPKTLDAEIDTASWEIPALFRFLMAKGGLGIDDARQALNLGVGMVLVAKADQAEEVLADLHAAEEPAWVLGRLVKGSGVVAYR from the coding sequence ATGAGCGAGAAGGTCAGTTACGCGTCCAGCGGCGTGGACATCAACCGCCAGGACGAGGCGCTGAAGCGCATCAAGCCCCTCGTGAGGGCCACCAAGACCCCCGGTGTCCGCAGCGACATCGGCCTGTTCGGCGGCCTTTTCGACGCCCGGTTCCCCGAGGCCAAACCCATCCTCGTCAGCAGCATGGATGGCGTGGGCACCAAGATGAAGGTGGCCCGGCGGGCCGGCACCTGGGATACGGTGGGCCAGGATCTGGTGAACCACTGCATCAACGACATCCTGGTGCAGGGTGCGCGGCCCCTCTTCTTCCTGGACTACATCGCGGCCCAGCAGCTGGAACCGGAAGTCATCGAGCAGATCGTCAAGGGCATGGCCACGGCCTGCAAGGATTCGGGTTCGGCCCTCATCGGCGGCGAGCTGGCGGAGATGCCCGGCGTCTATGCCGAGGGCGAGGTCGATGTGGCCGGCACCATCGTGGGCGTGGTCGATGAGGCCGACCTGCTGCCGCGCCTCGACGCCATGGGCGAGGGCGATGTGCTGATCGGCCTGCCCAGCTCGGGCCTGCACACCAACGGCTACTCCCTGGCCCGCAAGGTCTGCTTCGAGCTGGAGAAGCTCCAGGTGACCGATCTGCTGCCTGGCACCGACCGCACGGTGGCGGACGCCCTGCTGGCCATCCACCGCAGCTACCTGGCCCCGGTGATGCCGCTGGTGAAGGCCCACAAGCTCGTGGCCATGGCGCACATCACCGGCGGCGGCCTGACCGACAACCTCCCCCGCGTGCTGCCCAAGACCCTCGATGCCGAGATCGACACCGCCAGCTGGGAGATCCCGGCCCTCTTCCGCTTCCTGATGGCGAAGGGCGGCCTGGGGATCGACGATGCCCGCCAGGCCCTGAACCTGGGCGTGGGCATGGTGCTGGTGGCCAAGGCCGACCAGGCGGAGGAAGTGCTGGCGGACCTCCACGCCGCCGAGGAACCCGCCTGGGTGCTGGGTCGCCTGGTGAAGGGTTCGGGCGTGGTGGCCTACCGCTAG
- a CDS encoding acyltransferase — MPVKVPPRLGLLDPLRGILALCVAVYHLGVWFDISQSGGGANIAMARLGNYSVSAFFVLSGFVLFRTTPWPRLQKEGPTRFWLRRFLRLAPVFYVVCALNVAFHLGMGPEPSGRFIAENLSLTFGAIHPNHALVTGGWYVGLVALLYFAYPALAWLREKGGLAFLVALALGLWAWSLPSTLHGVMAQEPWNRFHTYVMAPNQLFLLAWGALLAGLHARTEQRLDPKMTLLLALPLVWVLIKPTPQFFDHLAVLTGWLRYRYLLVVTGLVALAAFTRDGEPGWFGKGLARLGAWSYGLYLLHPFTMKLVAPHGTGRLGFSLALALAILAAWAAHRWIEEPLGRLGRPKEKR, encoded by the coding sequence GTGCCTGTGAAAGTGCCTCCCCGCCTCGGCCTGCTGGATCCCCTGCGCGGCATCCTGGCCCTCTGCGTGGCGGTGTACCACCTGGGGGTGTGGTTCGACATCTCGCAGTCGGGCGGCGGCGCGAACATCGCCATGGCGCGCCTGGGCAACTACAGCGTGTCGGCCTTCTTCGTGCTGAGCGGCTTCGTGCTGTTCCGCACCACGCCCTGGCCCCGCCTCCAGAAGGAGGGCCCCACGCGCTTCTGGCTGCGCCGCTTCCTGCGCCTGGCGCCGGTGTTCTATGTCGTCTGCGCCCTGAATGTGGCGTTCCACCTGGGCATGGGACCGGAGCCGTCCGGGCGGTTCATCGCCGAGAACCTGTCGTTGACCTTCGGCGCCATCCACCCGAACCATGCGCTGGTGACGGGCGGCTGGTATGTGGGCCTGGTGGCCCTGCTCTACTTCGCCTATCCGGCGCTGGCGTGGCTGCGGGAGAAGGGCGGGCTCGCCTTCCTGGTGGCGCTGGCCCTGGGCCTCTGGGCCTGGAGCCTGCCCTCGACCCTCCACGGCGTCATGGCGCAGGAGCCGTGGAACCGCTTCCACACCTATGTCATGGCCCCCAACCAGCTCTTCCTCCTGGCCTGGGGGGCCCTGCTGGCGGGGCTGCACGCCCGCACGGAGCAGCGGCTCGACCCCAAGATGACCCTGCTGCTGGCCCTGCCGCTGGTGTGGGTGCTGATCAAGCCGACCCCCCAGTTCTTCGACCACCTGGCGGTGCTCACCGGCTGGCTCCGCTACCGCTACCTGCTGGTGGTGACCGGCCTCGTGGCCCTGGCGGCCTTCACGCGCGACGGCGAACCGGGGTGGTTCGGGAAGGGCCTCGCCCGGCTCGGCGCCTGGAGCTACGGCCTCTACCTGCTGCACCCTTTCACCATGAAGCTGGTGGCGCCGCACGGGACGGGCCGCCTGGGATTCAGCCTGGCCCTGGCGCTGGCCATCCTCGCCGCCTGGGCGGCGCACCGCTGGATCGAAGAACCCCTGGGGCGCCTGGGGCGGCCCAAGGAAAAGCGCTGA
- a CDS encoding cache domain-containing protein, whose amino-acid sequence MHPSKLIVLLAAPALVSTLGAQTLKHEDAVAFLKEAVAYYQTHGRAAALREFTLPSGKFRRAGGELYITVYDQNGKCLAHGQEPGKVGVDALNSKDPDGKPFIRERIETAKAKGKGWQDIQYKDPRTGRPAPKAMYFELHDGLVFGTGIYKKG is encoded by the coding sequence ATGCATCCAAGCAAGTTGATCGTCCTTCTCGCCGCCCCGGCCCTGGTCTCCACCCTTGGCGCCCAGACGCTCAAGCACGAAGATGCCGTGGCGTTCCTGAAGGAAGCCGTCGCCTACTACCAGACCCACGGGCGGGCGGCGGCCCTGCGTGAGTTCACCCTCCCCAGCGGCAAGTTCCGGCGCGCCGGTGGCGAGCTGTACATCACGGTCTACGATCAGAACGGGAAGTGCCTGGCCCATGGCCAGGAGCCCGGCAAGGTGGGCGTGGACGCCCTGAACTCCAAGGATCCCGACGGCAAGCCCTTCATCCGGGAGCGCATCGAGACGGCCAAGGCCAAGGGCAAGGGCTGGCAGGACATCCAGTACAAGGATCCCAGGACCGGCCGCCCCGCCCCGAAGGCTATGTACTTCGAGCTGCACGACGGCCTGGTGTTCGGCACCGGCATCTACAAGAAGGGGTGA
- a CDS encoding SRPBCC family protein has protein sequence MSDAPSTVRFHRVLRATPDKIYRAFLDPDAMAKWLPPYGFTGKVHQMDARVGGGYRMSFTNFGTGSTHAFGGTYLELVPSQRLRYADRFDDPNLPGDMQVTVNLRPVSCGTEVDIVQEGIPAVIPPELCVLGWQESLAQLALLVEPVIPDGA, from the coding sequence ATGAGCGATGCCCCCTCCACCGTCCGCTTCCATCGGGTGCTCCGCGCCACGCCCGACAAGATCTACCGGGCCTTCCTCGACCCGGATGCCATGGCGAAGTGGCTGCCCCCCTATGGCTTCACGGGAAAGGTCCACCAGATGGACGCCCGGGTGGGCGGCGGGTACCGCATGTCCTTCACCAACTTCGGCACCGGCAGCACCCATGCCTTCGGAGGCACCTACCTGGAGCTGGTGCCCTCCCAGCGGCTGCGCTACGCCGATCGCTTCGACGATCCCAACCTCCCCGGGGACATGCAGGTCACCGTCAACCTGCGCCCCGTGAGCTGCGGCACGGAGGTGGACATCGTCCAGGAGGGCATCCCCGCCGTCATCCCCCCGGAGCTCTGCGTCCTCGGCTGGCAGGAATCCCTGGCCCAGCTGGCCCTGCTGGTGGAGCCGGTCATCCCCGACGGGGCCTGA
- a CDS encoding short-chain fatty acyl-CoA regulator family protein, producing the protein MPSAAPTKPAARLGAKIRLLRRQEGLSQVQLAEALGISPSYLNLIEGNKRPLTAPLLIRLAQQFKLDLKALAPEEDQRLSDDLMEAFGDPLFEPLGLQAQDVRELVQNNPQLARGVFELYRAYQHAQDGLGTLAAKLSDGQGFDPEATRLPSEEVGDFIQQAMNHFPELELAAEALWINAGLEADAPYPGLAACFEARGIAVRIHRVSEGPGLLRHFDPDRRTLSLSELLPQRSRTFQLAHQLALLDHSDLLDRLTAHPLLRTGASRALARVALANYFASAVLMPYDRFLKAARTERYDIEILARRFQASFEQVCHRLTTLRRPGAEGVPFHFLRIDIAGNISKSFSASGIRFARFSGACPRWNAHAAFLTPGLIRTQISEFPDGRRYFCIARTLQKDTGGYRGQHAMQAVGLGCEMGHAKDLIYADGLRLDQPPVPVGVTCRLCERTDCEQRAFPPLQQAFKVEENLRRTSFYARIEGEGRTRN; encoded by the coding sequence ATGCCCTCTGCCGCTCCCACCAAGCCCGCCGCCCGCCTCGGTGCCAAGATCCGCCTGCTCCGCCGCCAGGAGGGCCTCAGCCAGGTCCAGCTGGCCGAGGCCCTGGGCATCAGCCCCAGCTACCTCAACCTCATTGAGGGCAACAAGCGCCCCCTCACGGCCCCCCTGCTCATCCGGCTGGCCCAGCAGTTCAAGCTGGACCTCAAGGCCCTGGCGCCGGAGGAGGACCAGCGCCTGTCCGATGACCTCATGGAGGCCTTCGGGGATCCCCTCTTCGAGCCCCTGGGCCTCCAGGCGCAGGATGTTCGCGAGCTCGTCCAGAACAACCCCCAGCTGGCCCGGGGGGTCTTCGAGCTGTACCGCGCCTACCAGCACGCCCAGGACGGTCTCGGCACCCTGGCCGCCAAGCTCAGCGATGGCCAGGGCTTCGACCCGGAGGCCACGCGGCTGCCTTCCGAGGAGGTCGGCGACTTCATCCAGCAGGCCATGAACCACTTCCCGGAGCTGGAGCTGGCCGCCGAGGCCCTGTGGATCAACGCCGGCCTGGAGGCCGATGCCCCCTACCCTGGCTTGGCGGCCTGCTTCGAGGCTCGAGGCATCGCCGTCCGCATCCACCGGGTGTCGGAAGGTCCCGGCCTGTTGCGCCACTTCGACCCGGACCGCCGCACCCTCAGCCTGTCCGAGCTGCTGCCCCAGCGCAGCCGCACCTTCCAGCTGGCCCACCAGCTCGCCCTGCTCGACCACAGCGACCTGCTGGACCGCCTCACCGCCCACCCGCTGCTCCGCACGGGCGCCTCCCGCGCCCTGGCCCGGGTGGCGCTGGCCAACTACTTCGCCAGCGCCGTGCTCATGCCCTATGACCGCTTCCTGAAAGCGGCCCGGACCGAGCGCTACGACATCGAGATCCTGGCCCGCCGCTTCCAGGCCAGCTTCGAGCAGGTCTGCCACCGCCTCACCACGCTGCGCAGGCCCGGCGCCGAGGGCGTGCCCTTCCACTTCCTGCGCATCGACATCGCCGGCAACATCTCGAAGAGCTTCTCCGCCTCGGGCATCCGCTTCGCGCGCTTCTCCGGTGCCTGCCCCCGCTGGAACGCCCATGCGGCCTTCCTCACGCCGGGCCTGATCCGCACCCAGATCAGCGAATTTCCCGATGGCCGCCGCTACTTCTGCATCGCCCGCACTCTGCAGAAGGACACCGGCGGCTACCGGGGCCAGCACGCCATGCAGGCCGTGGGGCTGGGCTGCGAGATGGGTCACGCCAAGGATCTCATCTACGCCGACGGCCTGCGCCTGGATCAACCTCCGGTCCCCGTGGGCGTCACCTGCCGGCTCTGCGAGCGCACCGACTGCGAGCAGCGCGCCTTCCCGCCCCTGCAGCAGGCCTTCAAGGTCGAGGAGAACCTGCGCCGCACCAGCTTTTATGCGCGAATCGAGGGGGAGGGGCGAACTCGCAACTAA
- the aceA gene encoding isocitrate lyase, which yields MTPKFPVPPIEDDFSAHRWEGITRPYTAETVKKLRGSLRIEHTLARLGARKLWKLLQNDEPTRALGALSGGQAVQMARAGLKAIYCSGWQVAADANLSGQSYPDQSLYPANSVPALVKRLNNALQRTDQVEHGEGGISRDWFLPIVADAEAGFGGPLNAYELMKGMIEAGAAGVHFEDQLSSEKKCGHLGGKVLIPTGHFIRTLVAARLAADVMDVPSLIIARTDADSARLITSDIDERDQPFLTGERTPEGFHRITGGLAMAIARAKAYAPYADLIWCETSTPDLKEARAFAEGVHAEFPGKLLAYNCSPSFNWKKKLSDDEIAAFQRELGAMGYKFQFITLAGFHSLNHGMFELANAYRTEHMTAYSRLQEAEFASEEKGYTATKHQREVGTGYFDEVAQAISGGLASTLALAGSTEAQQFH from the coding sequence ATGACCCCTAAGTTCCCTGTCCCCCCCATCGAGGACGACTTCTCCGCTCACCGCTGGGAGGGCATCACCCGGCCCTACACCGCCGAAACGGTGAAGAAGCTTCGCGGCAGCCTCCGCATCGAGCACACGCTCGCCCGGCTGGGTGCCCGCAAGCTCTGGAAGCTCCTCCAGAACGATGAGCCCACCCGGGCCCTGGGCGCCCTCAGCGGCGGCCAGGCCGTGCAGATGGCCCGGGCCGGGCTCAAGGCCATCTACTGCTCCGGCTGGCAGGTGGCGGCGGACGCCAATCTCTCGGGCCAGTCCTACCCGGACCAGAGCCTGTATCCGGCCAACTCGGTCCCGGCCCTGGTCAAGCGGCTGAACAACGCGCTCCAGCGCACCGACCAGGTCGAGCACGGCGAGGGCGGCATCAGCCGCGACTGGTTCCTGCCCATCGTGGCCGACGCCGAAGCGGGCTTCGGCGGCCCCCTCAACGCCTACGAGCTCATGAAGGGCATGATCGAAGCGGGCGCCGCGGGCGTCCACTTCGAGGACCAGCTCTCCAGCGAGAAGAAGTGCGGCCACCTGGGCGGCAAGGTGCTCATTCCCACGGGCCACTTCATCCGCACCCTGGTGGCGGCCCGCCTGGCGGCCGATGTCATGGATGTGCCCAGCCTCATCATCGCCCGCACGGATGCGGACTCCGCGCGCCTGATCACATCGGACATCGACGAGCGGGACCAGCCCTTCCTCACGGGGGAGCGCACGCCCGAGGGCTTCCACCGCATCACGGGCGGGCTGGCCATGGCCATCGCCCGGGCCAAGGCCTACGCGCCCTACGCGGACCTGATCTGGTGCGAAACCTCCACGCCGGACCTGAAGGAGGCCCGCGCGTTCGCCGAGGGCGTCCACGCCGAGTTCCCCGGCAAGCTGCTGGCCTACAACTGCTCGCCCTCCTTCAACTGGAAGAAGAAGCTGTCGGACGATGAGATCGCCGCCTTCCAGCGTGAACTCGGGGCCATGGGCTACAAGTTCCAGTTCATCACCCTGGCGGGCTTCCACAGCCTCAACCACGGCATGTTCGAGCTGGCCAACGCCTACCGCACCGAGCACATGACCGCTTACTCCCGGCTGCAGGAGGCCGAGTTCGCTTCAGAGGAGAAGGGCTACACCGCCACCAAGCACCAGCGCGAAGTGGGCACTGGCTACTTCGACGAGGTGGCCCAGGCCATCAGCGGCGGCCTGGCCTCCACCCTGGCATTGGCGGGTTCCACGGAGGCCCAGCAGTTCCACTAG